Genomic DNA from Pyramidobacter porci:
TATCTTGGGTTGTTATAATAACCATCAAAGGAGGTTTGTTGCCGAATGACGTTGCCGTTTGATGTCGCGCCCTTTCGTTCCGCGCATCCGCGGGAAATGCGCCGGCTGATCCGCGAGGAAAAATGGATCTATCCCACGTCGGGGCTCTGCCATTGTCACGTGCAGGCGAACCTGATCGTTTTGCCCAAGGAGTGGGCCTACGATTTCCTCGTGTTTGCCCAGCGCAATCCCAAGCCCTGTCCGATCCTCGACGTCACCGAACCCGGAGATGGCGAGGCAAAGCTCATCGCTCCCGGATCGGACGTTCGCACCGACATCCCCAGATACCGGGTCTGGAAAGACGGCGAGCTGATCGACGAACCGACGAGCGTCGCAAAATACTGGCGGGAGGATTTGGTCGCCTTCCTGCTCGGCTGTTCCTTCAGCTTCGAGGGGGCGCTGCTGGAAGCGGGGATCCCCATCCGTCATATCGACATGAACTGCAACGTGCCTATGTACGTCACCAACATTCAGAACAGGCCGGCGGGACGTCTCTCGGGGCCGATGGTGGTCAGCATGCGCCCGGTAAAGCACAAGCAGGTGCCCAAAGCGGTGCTGGCGACGGGAAGGTTTCCGGCTGTTCATGGCGCGCCCGTTCACATCGGAGACCCTGCTGCCATCGGCATCAAGAACATCGACAAACCTGAATTCGGCGATCCGGTGGAGATCCGCGAGGGCGAAACGCCGGTCTTCTGGGCCTGCGGCGTCACGCCGCAGGCGGTGCTGATGAAGAGCAAGCCGCCCTTCGCCATCACTCACGCCCCCGGACATATGTTCATCGGCGACCCGAAGGACGTGGATTACGCCGTTTTCTAGGAACGAAGCGCTGAAAGCAGAGCTCCTCGTGAAAATCGGTATGAAAAAATGTTTCAGCGGCGGTGTTCCACGTGGAACATCGCCGCTGAAAAACGCCCGGCAGCTGTTAAGCTGCCGGGCGTTGCGTTATGTCAGAGGTATGATGTTTTTTTCGCTTTTCGGCGTTTTGCCGCGGCGGCGTTTGCGTTACCAGCCCATCAGCACGGCGATCTCGATCATGATCATCTGCGCGAGAAAGAGCATGGCGAAGAGCTTGGCGAACCATTTCAGCCACAGGTCGTAACGGATGTCGGCGAGGCCGCAGATGACGACGATGCCGCAGGTCGGCCAGAGGATGTTGGAGAGCCCGTCGCCGAACTGATAGGCCAGGCAGGCTACCTGGCGGCTGACGCCCAGCGCGTCGGCCAGCGGCGCCATGATCGGCATGGTCACGGCCGCCTGTCCGGAGGCTGACGGCACGAGGAAGTTGATGATCGTCTGCGTGACGAACATCAGCTGCGCGGAGATGGCCGAGGGCGCGTTTTTGAGCAGATCGGCGAGCGCGTTGATGATCGTGTCCATGATCATGGCGTCCTTCATGATCACGACGATGCTTTTGGCCAGTCCGGTAAGGATGCAGCCCCAGAGTACGCTTTTTGCCCCCGCCAGCATTTCGGCGCAGTACCTGTTGGGATTCCATCCGGAGATCAGCGCGGCCGCGGCCGACATGACGATGAACAGGCCGCAGAGCTCTTTGTAGCCCCAGCTCCATCGCGTCAGGCCGACCATCAGCGCGGCCAGCGTGACGAGCACGTCGAGCAGGATCAGCCCGTGCCGCCAGGTGAAGTCGTATTGGTCGAGTTCGCCGCGGTCGAAGGAATGGAGGCAGGGTTCGCCGTACATCACCGAGGACTGGGGCGATCTTTTCACTTTCGCGGCGTAGCGCATCACGTAGGCGATGCAGATCCCCATGAACACGGCGAAGCAGACGGCGCGGTAGACGACGCCGGAGTAGAGCGGCACGCCGGCGATGGACTGGGCGACGGCGACCGAGTAGGGATTCAGCGTCGCGGCCATGAAACCCACGTATTCGCCGAGGGCGAGGATGGCAAATCCCGTCATCGCGTCGTAGCCGATGGCAACGCCTAGGCCGACGATCAGCGGGTAGAAGCCGTAAAACTCGCTGAGCATGCCGAAGACCGAGCCGCCCAGGCCGAAGAGGACCATGAGAATGGGGATGAGCAGCTTTTCGCGGCGGCCGACCTTTTTCATGACCTTGCCGATGCCGGCGTGGAACGCGCCGGTCTTGACCATGACGCCGAACGTGGCCGCGCAGGCGAGGATGACGAAGATGATGTCGGCGGCCTCGTAGCAGCCCTGATAGAGCGAGGCGAAAAGGCCGATGAAGCCGGTGGGCTTCGTCTGCGCCTTGGGGATGGCGTGGTACGATCCGGCGACGGCGACGTTGCGCATCGTGCCGTTGACGTCGACCTTCTGGTAGTCGAAGCTGCCCGACGGAATCACCCAGGACAGCGCGGCCATGACCGCGACGATGGCGAAGACGACCAGCCAGGTGTCGGGCATGTGCAGTTTCCTTTTTGCCGCCGCTTGGGCGGTTGGTTCGCTCATGATGAAAGCCTCCTCGAAAACGTTTTTGAAGGCGCGCTTTTGCCGCGGCCTGTCAGTCCTTTTCGTCCCGCGCCAACTACGCTTTCAGCGCGCCGCTGGCCTCGAGGGCCTGCTGCAGGTCGGCGATCAGGTCGGCGGGGTCTTCAAGCCCGACGCTGAAGCGGAAGAAGCCCTCGCGGTAGACGGGCGGATAGTGGGGCAGCTTGTCGCTGTTCTTGTCGTAGTAGACGATCAGGCTTTCGATATCGCCGAGCGACACGGCGTGCGTGATCAG
This window encodes:
- a CDS encoding YfcC family protein, with product MSEPTAQAAAKRKLHMPDTWLVVFAIVAVMAALSWVIPSGSFDYQKVDVNGTMRNVAVAGSYHAIPKAQTKPTGFIGLFASLYQGCYEAADIIFVILACAATFGVMVKTGAFHAGIGKVMKKVGRREKLLIPILMVLFGLGGSVFGMLSEFYGFYPLIVGLGVAIGYDAMTGFAILALGEYVGFMAATLNPYSVAVAQSIAGVPLYSGVVYRAVCFAVFMGICIAYVMRYAAKVKRSPQSSVMYGEPCLHSFDRGELDQYDFTWRHGLILLDVLVTLAALMVGLTRWSWGYKELCGLFIVMSAAAALISGWNPNRYCAEMLAGAKSVLWGCILTGLAKSIVVIMKDAMIMDTIINALADLLKNAPSAISAQLMFVTQTIINFLVPSASGQAAVTMPIMAPLADALGVSRQVACLAYQFGDGLSNILWPTCGIVVICGLADIRYDLWLKWFAKLFAMLFLAQMIMIEIAVLMGW
- a CDS encoding putative hydro-lyase; its protein translation is MTLPFDVAPFRSAHPREMRRLIREEKWIYPTSGLCHCHVQANLIVLPKEWAYDFLVFAQRNPKPCPILDVTEPGDGEAKLIAPGSDVRTDIPRYRVWKDGELIDEPTSVAKYWREDLVAFLLGCSFSFEGALLEAGIPIRHIDMNCNVPMYVTNIQNRPAGRLSGPMVVSMRPVKHKQVPKAVLATGRFPAVHGAPVHIGDPAAIGIKNIDKPEFGDPVEIREGETPVFWACGVTPQAVLMKSKPPFAITHAPGHMFIGDPKDVDYAVF